The Candidatus Dadabacteria bacterium genome has a segment encoding these proteins:
- a CDS encoding HigA family addiction module antitoxin: MSNPVTPGEILLEEYLKPMGISQNAMSRAIGVSPRAINEIVLGRRSITPTMSVRFGAFFAQSDEFWHGIQVECDFRALASKKKQLTAKVRPASSL; encoded by the coding sequence ATGAGCAATCCAGTAACACCGGGCGAGATTTTGCTTGAGGAGTATTTGAAGCCGATGGGCATCTCTCAAAACGCCATGTCTCGCGCCATAGGGGTCTCCCCGCGCGCGATTAACGAGATAGTTCTTGGCAGGCGTTCCATTACGCCTACAATGTCAGTTCGCTTCGGAGCGTTTTTCGCGCAGTCTGATGAGTTTTGGCACGGCATTCAGGTTGAGTGTGATTTTCGCGCTCTGGCTTCCAAGAAGAAACAGTTAACAGCGA